Sequence from the Acidimicrobiales bacterium genome:
GCCGACTTGGGCGACCACCCCGAGCGGCTCAACGACGACCCGTACGGCGACGGGTGGATCGCGGTGATCGAACCGGCCGATCCCGCCGCGGTCGACGACCTGCTCGACGCCGCTGCCTATCGTTCGCTCGTCGAGGGCTGAGCGGTGTCCGACGTCGTGTGCGGAGCCTGCGGGCACCCGAACCCGTTGGGAGCGAACTACTGCTCCTCGTGCGGGTCGCCCCTCACCGATCGCGACGACGAGCACAGCACCGAGGCGATCCCGGTCGACGAGTTCCCACCGGTCGACGAGGAGCACGTCTTCGACGAGGCCGAGATCGAGCCGGGCACCGGCATGTTGTTGGTCAGGCGGGGGCCCAACGCCGGCTCGCGCTATGTGCTCGATCATCCGGTGACCAGCCTCGGTCGGCATCCGGACAGCCGTGTGTTCCTCGACGATGTCACCGTGTCGCGTCGTCACGCCGAGATCCGCCGCACCAGCGATGGCTACGAGGTCGTCGACGTCGGCTCGCTCAACGGCACCTACCTCAACCGTGAACGGGTCGACCGGGGGCCCTTGCACGATGGCGATCTCATCCAGGTGGGCAAGTTCAAGCTGATGTTCGTCGCCAGTGACACAGGAAGCCGCGACGAGTGAGCGAAGCAGCCGACGCCAATCGGGGCCACCTGTCGATCGGCGAGGTGCTGAGTCTGCTCCAGGACGAGTTCCCGGACATCACGATCTCCAAGATCCGCTTCCTCGAGAGTCAGGGACTCATCGATCCCGAGCGGACCCCGTCTGGCTATCGCAAGTTCTACGAGGCCGACATCGCTCGCCTGCGGTGGATCCTGGTGCAACAGCGCGAGAACTTCTTGCCGCTCAAGGTGATCAAGGAGCGACTCGAGCGCGGCGAGCTCGACGAGGTCTCCGACGGTGCCGGTCACGTCGGCTCCCCGGATCCTCCCGCGAACACCGAGCTCGACCTGCCTGCACCCACTGGCAGCGGCACCGGGGGCGGGACCAACTCCGCATCGGGGACCGACGCGGCCGATTCCGACCGTGGACGCGGTGCAGCCCGAGCCGCCCGCGACGCGGTCCGCACCGCTCCACTCGATCCGGGGTCGGCATCGGTCGCCCTCAGTCGCGACGAGCTGGCCGAAGCGGCGGGCATCAGCCCGGCCGAGGTCGCCGACCTCGAGCGCTTCGGCCTGTTGTCGGGGCGCACCATCGGCCCCACCGTGCTCTATGACGAGTCGGCGTTGGGGGTGGCCCGGCTGGCTGCCGGGTTCTTCCGCCACGGCGTCGAGGGTCGTCACCTGCGGATGTACAAGGTGGCTGCCGAGCGCGAGGCATCGTTCTTCCAGCAGGTGGTGATGCCGCTGCTGAAGCAGCGGCACCCGTCGTCCCGCCAACAGGCGGTCGAGACCCTGGGTGAGCTGGCCGAGCTGGGGGAGGGCCTGCGTGCGGCCATGTTGCACCACGCGCTCCGCGAGTACCTGGGTAGTCCCTGACCGCTCCCGCTCGGACCGGCGGGCGCGATTCGCGGCGAAACGAGTGAAGACCGGCCGCCATCGGGATAGGGTCGAGTCATGGTGGAGATGGAGCTGATCGGCGTTCGAGTCGAAGTCCCTTCGAACCAACCCATGGTCGTGCTCCGCGAGACCGAGGGGCAGCAGCGCATGCTCTCCATCTGGATCGGCGGGCCCGAGGCCACCGCCATCGCGGTCGCCCTCGAAGGGCTCGAGCCGCGGCGTCCGCTCACCCACGACCTGTTGAAGATCGTGCTCGACGAGATGGGAGCCACCCTCGTGCAGGTGGTCGTCACCGAGCTGCGCGACAGCGTGTTCTACGCCGACCTGCACCTGAGCCTGGCCGAAGGCACCCGTGTCATCTCGGCCAGGCCATCCGACGCCATCGCGCTCGCGGTCCGCACGGCCACACCGATCCACGCCGAGGAAGCGGTGCTCGACGAGGCCGGGTTCGTCGAGGCCGAGCCCGAAGAGCCCGAGGACGTGGTGGAGCAGTTCCGTGAGTTCATCGACAGCGTCGACCCCGGCGACTTCGCGTCCTGAGCCGCGACTTCGGCCGATCCCGGTGGGCATTGACGGGTGAGCGGGGCCGTCGTACGCTCGGTTCGGCTGACACCGGCGTAATTTCGCCGGTGTCGAACATCTGTGCCACCGAGGAAGCCAGCGCCTGGCACCACATCCCGACGGGGAGCTCACCATGACCCAGTCCGCCCGAGACAGTGCTGTCGCCCACGGGTTCAGCGGCCGCAAGGCCGCCGAGGTCGTCGGCATCACCTATCGCCAGCTCGACTACTGGGCCCGCACCGACCTGGTGCGGCCCTCGCTGGCCGACGCCAACGGCAGCGGCAGCCGCCGCCAGTACTCCTACCGCGACCTGCTCGAGCTGAAGGTGATCAAGAGCCTGCTCGACGCCGGCATCCGTCTCGAGTCGGTGCGTGAGGCCTTCACCTTCTTGCGCGAGCACCTCGGCGAGGACATCGTCACCGCCAACCTGGTCATCCGTGGCTCCAGCGTGCTGGTCCGCAGCGACGAGGAGATCCTCGACGTGTTGCGCCAGGGACAGGGCGTGCTCAACATCTTGCCCCTCGGCAGCGTCAAGGACGAGGTCGACTCCGCGATCGTCGAACTTCGCCCGTCGGTCGCTGCGACCGAGCCCGATGTGGCCACGACCTTGCCGGTCGGGCGCGCGGTCGGCGACGAGCGCTAGAGGCCGGAGCGCACCGGGTTAGTCGAAGAGGTCGGGCTCAGTCGAAGAGGTCGGGTTCGGCCTTGGCGATCCACTGGTAGAGGGGCTGGAAGCTGAACCAGCCCGCGCCCTCGGTGCCCACCTGGGTTCGGGTGAGTGCAGCCGACTCGTCGTCGATCGACACCGGCGTCCCGGCTGCCTCGGCCAGCAACTGGGCCTGACAGGTGCGTTCCATGGTGATGAACCACCACGCGGCCTCGTCGACCGACGTGCCGACGGTGAGGTTGCCGTGGTTGCGGAGGATGGCGGCCTTCTTGTCGCCGAGTGCGTGGGCGATGCGCTTGCCTTCCTCGGTGTCGAGCACCACCCCGGTGAAGTCGTCGAAGAGCACGTGGTCGTCGTAGAAGGCGCACGAGTCCTGGGTGATGGGGTCGAGGGTGCGACCAAGGGAGGACCAGGCCTTGCCGTGCACCGAGTGGGCGTGGGCGGCGGCGACGACGTCGGGTCGGGCGGCGTGGACCTGGGAGTGGATCGCGAACGCGGCGCGGTTCACGTGGTACTCGCCTTCGACGACCTCGCCGTCGTGATCGACACAGATCAGGTCCGACACGCGGATGTGGCTGAAGCTCATGCCGAACGGGTTCACCCAGAATCGATCGGGGTGCTCGGGGTCTCGGGCGGTGATGTGTCCGGCGACGCCTTCGGAGAAGCCGAACCGGCCGAAGAGGCGGAACGAGGCGGCGAGCCGCTGCTTGAGGTGCAGGCGCTCCTCGGCGGGGTTCTCGAAGGTCGGACGGGGGAACGGGAGCCGGAGCTCGGCCATCGGGCACCTCCTGGTGATCGCCTGCACAGGATACAGGTGGGCCCCATCCGATCGCAGCCCGGGTGGTTGACTCTGCCGGCGCGGGGGTAGACCGACACCGTCGACGGCAATGGGAGGTCAAATGGGAGCGATCCGCAAGACCATGTCGGTGGTGACCTTGGGTGTGGTGCCGTTCCGGTCGAAGAAGGAGCGGCTCCAACAGGCCGAGACCGCATCGCGGCTCGCGGAGCTGGAGCTCGAGAAGGAGCAGCAGGCCCGCATCGACGCGGACCAGCGGGTCGCGGCCGCCGACCAGCGCGCCCGCGATGCCGAGGGGCGCCTGTTGAAGGAGGCCAAGGCGGCTGCCTCGCGACGTCGCCGGCGCCGCTCGGAACCTGCGGGAGGCGTTCGGGTCGGGATCGGACGCTTCCGCCGGCGGGCTGGCACCGTGGCGGCCCGGTCGCGCGACGAGGTCGAGGCGACGACCAAGGCCGCCCGCAAGGAGTTCGCGCGGGCGTCGAAGGCCGCCCGCAAGGACGCCAAGCGGCTCGCTGCGGCGGCCAAGAAGGACAAGCCCTCGACGACGGTCCGGACCCGGCGAGCTGCCCGCAAGGCCGCCAAGGCGGCCAAGGCCGAGGCCAAGGCGACCAAGAAGAAGGCCAAGGCCACGGGCAAGAAGCTGCGCAAGGGGATCGAGGCCACCGCCGACCGTGCCCAGGAGCTCGCCGGCGACTGAGCTCGCCGGCAGCCCACGCACGGCTCACCGCCGGCTGGGTGTGGGCTTGTCGCGAGGGACCCGACGCGTGCCATGCTGCCCGGCGGGGGTGATCACCATGGCCTCGACCGACCCGACCGCCGACGACTTCGAGTACGACGAGTTCGCCTACTTCCACGAGAACGCCGAGGAGGTGGGGCTGGCCTGGAGCGGTCCACCGGCGGTGGAGCGCGTGGAGATCCCCGTCGCCGGCGATCGCTGCGTGAGCGCGCTGCGGTGGGGGACCGAGCCCATCGAGGTGGTGCTGCTCCACGGCACGGCCCAGAACGCCCACACCTGGGACACCGTCTTGTTGGCCCTCGGCCGACCGGCGCTGGCCATCGACCTTCCCGGACACGGCCATTCGGGTTGGCGCGACGACTTCGGGTACCGACCTCACCAGCTCGCCGACGACGTCGTCGCCGCCATCGAGGCGCTCGTCGACGAACCGGTGCTCCTCGTCGGCATGTCGCTGGGGGGTGCGGTGGCCAACGCGGTGGCTGCTCGTCGACCGGATCTCGTGGGTCGCATCGCCGCTGTCGACATCACCCCGAATCCTCGTGCTGAGGACGCCAAGGACATCCACGACTTCATCTCGGGGCCCCAGACGTTCGCGAGCTTCGCCGAGATCCTCGACCGCACCGTGCAGTACAACCCGACCCGGTCGGTCGCCTCGCTGCGCCGCGGGATCCTCCACAACGCCAGACGGAATCCCGACGGATCCTGGCAGTGGCGCTACGACCGGCGTGATCGCTCTGGTGCGCCGACGGTGGAGGCACCCGACCAGTGGGACGAGCTGAGCGGCATCGCCGCGCCGTACCTGCTGGTCCGTGGTGGTGCCAAGGGTTCGATGGTGCGCGACGAGGGTGTCGAGGAGCTGACCCGGCGCCTGCCGGGGGCGAGCGTGGTCACCGTCGAGGGGGCGGGTCACTCGGTGCAGGGCGACCGGCCGCTCGAGCTCGCCGCCATCCTCGAGGAGTTCGGCTTCGGCTAGGTTCGGCAAATAGGTGAGATCCGGGGTGGGCAGGATCTGTTGCCTATGTTGTCGAACTGGACGCCGTTGCCAGCGTCCCGTCCAAGTCCTACGCCCTGTCAGCTGTTGCTGGTGGGGCTGCTTGGTTCCGGCCTCGGGCGACCGCTGCCATCCCAGCGTGAGCTGGGCTGGTCTTGTGCGGTCTCGGCTCGGCGTTTCGTGTCTCCGGTCGTAGCCCGGCGACAGACTGCTGTTCATGCTGCTGCTCGAGGAGCCGTGCGGCTTCCCGAGCGATGTTGCGTGCCGCGTTCACGTCCCGATCAAGGACGAGACCACAGCTGGGGTCGTCGCAGTTGAAGACACGTTCATGGAGGGCCAGCTTGGCTTTCACCAGCCCACAGGCAGAACAGGTCTTCGACGACGGGTAGAAACGACCGATCGGAACCAGCATGGTGCCGTGGTCGGTGGTCTTGTAGTCGAGTTGGCGGCGCAGCTCACCGAGCGACACATCCGCCAACGCACGACCCAATCGGCGTTTGCGGCTACTCATGCCGGCAAGGTTGAGGTCTTCGATGGCGACGGTGTCGAACCCACCGGCAAGGGAGTTGCTCAGGTGGTGCAGACCCAGGGCACGAGTCTTGGTGATCCGACCGTGGAGCTTGGCTCGCCGATCCAGGAGACGTCGTCGGTTGTTCGAGCCGCGTTCGCAGCGGGCGACCGCCCGGTCGAGCTTGGCGAGCCGTCGCAGCTGGTTGTTGAGAACCTTCGGGTTGGCGACATGCCCACACCTATCGGTGAGGCCGGGCACGGGACGGGACAGGGTGGCGAGGTGCTTCACACCAGCATCCACACCGATCGTGGCACCGTAGTGCTTGCGGGGCTTCACGGTCGGTCGCGACTTGAGCTGATAGCGCACCAGCAGACTGGCTTGCCACCGGCCACCACGTTTGGCGACCGTCACCTTCTGGATCGACGCCCGACCCTGGGCCACCAAGTTGTAGAGCCGACGCGTGGATGTGGTTGTGTGCAACCAGGCGAGCTCACCACGGCGACGCTTCACCGCCGGATCCGGTGTCGACTGGGGCAGCATCAGCCGGATGGCGTGGCGGTTCTCGTGGAGCCATGACAGCTGGTGGTTGATCTCCACGAACGACACCGACGGCACCGACTTGTTGCGGGCCTTGAACCGAGGGAAACCAACGCGACGGCCACGCCGCTGACCGGACCGCGACTTCGACCAGTTGTCGAGCGCTGTCGCGGCATCGTCGATCCCGGATCGGAACGCGTGCATCGACACTTCCCGCCACCACGGCGCCACCTCGCCCTTCACGCCGTTCCACAGCTTCGTGAAGGAGTAGTACGACCACGACACCGAGGGTGTCAGCTCGTCGTCGGAGACACCGGCCTCACGCTCTGCTCTTCGAGTCTCCAGGTTCTCGGCCACGGTGGCGAGGACCCAGTTGTACGCGAACCGCCGGGCCCCGCAGTAGGACCGGAGCAGTCGTTCCTCGGACGGTGACACGTCGATCCCGAACACCACCGCCCTCGTCACG
This genomic interval carries:
- a CDS encoding FHA domain-containing protein, with amino-acid sequence MSDVVCGACGHPNPLGANYCSSCGSPLTDRDDEHSTEAIPVDEFPPVDEEHVFDEAEIEPGTGMLLVRRGPNAGSRYVLDHPVTSLGRHPDSRVFLDDVTVSRRHAEIRRTSDGYEVVDVGSLNGTYLNRERVDRGPLHDGDLIQVGKFKLMFVASDTGSRDE
- a CDS encoding MerR family DNA-binding transcriptional regulator, whose protein sequence is MSEAADANRGHLSIGEVLSLLQDEFPDITISKIRFLESQGLIDPERTPSGYRKFYEADIARLRWILVQQRENFLPLKVIKERLERGELDEVSDGAGHVGSPDPPANTELDLPAPTGSGTGGGTNSASGTDAADSDRGRGAARAARDAVRTAPLDPGSASVALSRDELAEAAGISPAEVADLERFGLLSGRTIGPTVLYDESALGVARLAAGFFRHGVEGRHLRMYKVAAEREASFFQQVVMPLLKQRHPSSRQQAVETLGELAELGEGLRAAMLHHALREYLGSP
- a CDS encoding bifunctional nuclease family protein, whose protein sequence is MVEMELIGVRVEVPSNQPMVVLRETEGQQRMLSIWIGGPEATAIAVALEGLEPRRPLTHDLLKIVLDEMGATLVQVVVTELRDSVFYADLHLSLAEGTRVISARPSDAIALAVRTATPIHAEEAVLDEAGFVEAEPEEPEDVVEQFREFIDSVDPGDFAS
- a CDS encoding MerR family transcriptional regulator, translating into MTQSARDSAVAHGFSGRKAAEVVGITYRQLDYWARTDLVRPSLADANGSGSRRQYSYRDLLELKVIKSLLDAGIRLESVREAFTFLREHLGEDIVTANLVIRGSSVLVRSDEEILDVLRQGQGVLNILPLGSVKDEVDSAIVELRPSVAATEPDVATTLPVGRAVGDER
- a CDS encoding class II aldolase/adducin family protein encodes the protein MAELRLPFPRPTFENPAEERLHLKQRLAASFRLFGRFGFSEGVAGHITARDPEHPDRFWVNPFGMSFSHIRVSDLICVDHDGEVVEGEYHVNRAAFAIHSQVHAARPDVVAAAHAHSVHGKAWSSLGRTLDPITQDSCAFYDDHVLFDDFTGVVLDTEEGKRIAHALGDKKAAILRNHGNLTVGTSVDEAAWWFITMERTCQAQLLAEAAGTPVSIDDESAALTRTQVGTEGAGWFSFQPLYQWIAKAEPDLFD
- a CDS encoding alpha/beta hydrolase, which encodes MASTDPTADDFEYDEFAYFHENAEEVGLAWSGPPAVERVEIPVAGDRCVSALRWGTEPIEVVLLHGTAQNAHTWDTVLLALGRPALAIDLPGHGHSGWRDDFGYRPHQLADDVVAAIEALVDEPVLLVGMSLGGAVANAVAARRPDLVGRIAAVDITPNPRAEDAKDIHDFISGPQTFASFAEILDRTVQYNPTRSVASLRRGILHNARRNPDGSWQWRYDRRDRSGAPTVEAPDQWDELSGIAAPYLLVRGGAKGSMVRDEGVEELTRRLPGASVVTVEGAGHSVQGDRPLELAAILEEFGFG
- the tnpB gene encoding IS607 family element RNA-guided endonuclease TnpB; translation: MDGAGFVTRAVVFGIDVSPSEERLLRSYCGARRFAYNWVLATVAENLETRRAEREAGVSDDELTPSVSWSYYSFTKLWNGVKGEVAPWWREVSMHAFRSGIDDAATALDNWSKSRSGQRRGRRVGFPRFKARNKSVPSVSFVEINHQLSWLHENRHAIRLMLPQSTPDPAVKRRRGELAWLHTTTSTRRLYNLVAQGRASIQKVTVAKRGGRWQASLLVRYQLKSRPTVKPRKHYGATIGVDAGVKHLATLSRPVPGLTDRCGHVANPKVLNNQLRRLAKLDRAVARCERGSNNRRRLLDRRAKLHGRITKTRALGLHHLSNSLAGGFDTVAIEDLNLAGMSSRKRRLGRALADVSLGELRRQLDYKTTDHGTMLVPIGRFYPSSKTCSACGLVKAKLALHERVFNCDDPSCGLVLDRDVNAARNIAREAARLLEQQHEQQSVAGLRPETRNAEPRPHKTSPAHAGMAAVARGRNQAAPPATADRA